A stretch of Desulfobacter hydrogenophilus DNA encodes these proteins:
- the thiM gene encoding hydroxyethylthiazole kinase encodes MHVHELAENTYRLFAALRDTRPLVHVVTNFVVMNQTANVLLALGASPMMSWAEDDAAYMSGVSDALCINTGTPVADRISVMKSLMSLAGDVEKPVVLDPVGAGAGPFRTDIARELCTLAPAKIIRGNPSEICALAADHLSTKGVDSGISPEQARAILTGHGRPDRNADDLPSGATALLESASALVVSGNTDMVLGQGKMVKIANGSQLMGAVTGTGCMLSAICAAFYAVAENGFDAAIASVAVTGIAGELAASRVTGPGFFLPHFIDSLYALREADIHQYLRAEVHSL; translated from the coding sequence ATGCACGTCCATGAACTGGCCGAAAATACCTATAGGCTTTTTGCCGCGTTGCGCGATACAAGACCATTGGTCCATGTGGTGACCAACTTTGTGGTCATGAACCAGACCGCCAATGTGCTTCTGGCCCTTGGGGCATCACCCATGATGTCCTGGGCAGAAGATGATGCAGCGTATATGTCCGGTGTATCGGACGCCCTTTGCATTAATACCGGTACCCCGGTTGCGGATCGTATTTCGGTTATGAAATCCTTGATGTCCCTTGCCGGAGACGTAGAAAAACCCGTTGTCCTGGATCCTGTGGGGGCCGGGGCAGGACCCTTCCGTACGGATATTGCCCGGGAACTTTGCACCCTTGCCCCGGCAAAAATTATCCGGGGCAACCCTTCGGAAATCTGCGCCCTTGCTGCAGACCATTTATCCACCAAAGGGGTGGACAGCGGGATTTCTCCGGAACAGGCCAGGGCCATTCTGACCGGGCACGGCCGGCCCGATCGAAATGCGGATGACTTGCCAAGCGGCGCCACCGCGCTTCTTGAATCCGCATCTGCACTTGTTGTCAGCGGGAACACGGATATGGTGCTGGGGCAGGGTAAGATGGTTAAAATCGCCAACGGATCTCAACTCATGGGTGCGGTAACCGGTACCGGGTGCATGCTTTCCGCCATCTGTGCCGCTTTTTATGCCGTGGCTGAAAACGGTTTTGACGCTGCGATTGCAAGCGTTGCCGTTACGGGCATTGCCGGGGAACTGGCCGCATCACGGGTGACAGGTCCGGGCTTTTTTCTGCCCCATTTTATAGACAGTTTGTACGCACTTCGGGAAGCGGATATTCATCAATATCTCAGGGCTGAAGTTCACAGCCTTTGA
- a CDS encoding SulP family inorganic anion transporter gives MNTSPNEIQSSSFFSILTCGLVTGSLQVVLSVSYAALVYGGQLSLYSAQGVGFALLGALITATSLTLFSALPGTVGSNQDVSVAIFSLISLSIVASMPPGADLENTFYTVALTISITVLLTGLFFLGLGAFDLGGLIRYLPYPVVGGFLAGTGWLLFTGGLSLTVETENFKEIFQSHLLVRWLPGLLFSFIILVVSKRYRNSIILPGIIFSGFFLFYGAAWHLDYSIDDLLKNKWLLGPFPEQSLWKPISVTNLSMVEWNVIKNQAANIVTVMAVSSLTLLLNASAMELETKKDIDLNKELRLAGITNLLSCLSPGFVGFRQLSLTNLNFRMGAQSRITGLIGASVIAFTLFWGISIVSYLPKIIMGGVLMYLGLTFLVEWAYETWFTLPKIDFAIIWLVLLVIATFGFMPGIGVGLVAAIIMFVVSYSRTEVVRYELTGNNYQGLFSGNSDPSLIVEKKKEYVYILRLPT, from the coding sequence TTGAACACTTCCCCCAACGAAATTCAATCATCATCTTTTTTCTCTATTCTGACATGTGGTTTAGTTACAGGGTCGTTACAAGTTGTCCTTTCCGTATCATATGCAGCACTTGTCTACGGTGGACAACTTTCTCTTTATTCCGCCCAAGGGGTAGGCTTTGCTTTACTCGGTGCTCTTATTACCGCAACATCCCTTACTCTTTTTTCTGCCTTACCCGGGACTGTCGGAAGTAATCAGGATGTGTCTGTTGCAATTTTCAGTTTAATTTCCCTGTCAATTGTTGCCTCCATGCCTCCTGGAGCTGATTTGGAAAATACATTTTATACGGTCGCTTTAACCATTTCGATTACCGTACTGCTTACAGGATTGTTTTTTCTGGGATTAGGGGCTTTTGATTTGGGCGGTTTGATCCGATATTTGCCTTACCCTGTAGTTGGTGGTTTTTTGGCCGGGACAGGCTGGTTGCTGTTTACCGGTGGATTGTCGCTAACTGTTGAAACTGAAAATTTTAAAGAAATTTTTCAATCCCATTTATTGGTCAGATGGCTTCCCGGTCTTTTGTTTTCATTCATTATCCTGGTTGTTTCCAAACGATATCGCAATAGCATTATATTGCCTGGAATCATATTTTCGGGCTTTTTTTTATTTTATGGCGCGGCATGGCATTTGGACTATTCCATTGATGATCTTTTGAAAAACAAATGGCTTTTGGGGCCTTTCCCAGAGCAAAGCCTATGGAAGCCGATCTCTGTAACCAATCTTTCCATGGTTGAATGGAATGTCATTAAAAATCAAGCTGCCAATATTGTAACCGTTATGGCTGTTAGTTCTTTAACCCTCCTGCTCAACGCAAGCGCCATGGAATTGGAAACAAAGAAAGATATCGATCTGAATAAGGAGCTGCGTTTGGCAGGTATTACAAATTTGCTTTCGTGTCTCAGTCCAGGTTTTGTTGGTTTTCGACAGCTTAGTTTGACCAATTTGAATTTTAGAATGGGGGCTCAAAGTAGAATAACCGGCCTTATTGGAGCATCCGTCATAGCGTTTACTCTTTTTTGGGGGATATCAATAGTTTCGTATTTACCAAAAATTATAATGGGCGGCGTTCTCATGTATTTAGGCCTGACTTTTCTTGTGGAGTGGGCCTATGAAACATGGTTTACTTTACCTAAAATCGATTTTGCTATTATCTGGCTTGTTTTGCTGGTGATTGCTACATTTGGTTTTATGCCTGGTATTGGCGTAGGCCTTGTTGCTGCAATAATTATGTTTGTTGTCAGCTATAGCCGTACCGAAGTTGTGCGTTACGAATTGACGGGAAATAACTATCAAGGTCTGTTCTCAGGGAATTCAGATCCGAGTCTGATTGTAGAAAAAAAAAAGGAATATGTATACATCCTTCGGCTACCGACGTAA
- a CDS encoding STAS domain-containing protein has product MLQLQGFIFFGTAHRLFEQLKKKIACISNDEDNFIILDFQRVDVLDSTGMLSFKKLKNLINISQTHLIITAPNSQIHQQLLNGGLSSSHPLIHYFPDLNAGVKWCAKKRLKQTPKHLYDPPSLTERLFINYPQKMDLSQLLQYFERIKIESETCIFKQGAFADTFFFVESGHVVERGETQSHESLLQIETMGNGHFIGYIEFYLGLPRAVDVFATERCIVYQMSNKRLKLLEKENPKFSVMLHQMLVFLLSERVTHLAKTIHALQHKKTITRS; this is encoded by the coding sequence ATCCTTCAGTTACAAGGCTTCATTTTTTTTGGCACGGCTCATCGATTGTTTGAGCAGTTAAAGAAAAAAATAGCTTGTATCAGCAACGATGAAGATAATTTTATTATCCTGGATTTTCAGCGAGTTGATGTTTTAGATTCAACCGGCATGCTGAGTTTTAAAAAATTAAAAAACCTAATAAACATCTCCCAGACTCATCTTATAATTACCGCGCCCAATTCCCAAATACATCAGCAACTTTTAAACGGAGGCCTTTCCTCATCGCACCCTTTGATTCACTATTTCCCAGATTTAAATGCCGGCGTTAAATGGTGTGCAAAAAAAAGGCTCAAACAGACACCAAAACATCTTTACGATCCCCCATCACTGACGGAACGCTTGTTTATAAATTATCCCCAAAAAATGGATCTTTCACAACTTCTCCAATATTTTGAACGAATAAAAATTGAATCCGAAACATGCATATTCAAACAAGGGGCTTTTGCAGATACATTTTTTTTCGTTGAGTCAGGACATGTAGTGGAGAGGGGTGAAACACAATCACATGAATCTCTATTGCAGATAGAAACAATGGGAAATGGTCACTTTATCGGTTACATCGAATTTTATTTGGGTCTTCCTCGAGCAGTAGATGTTTTTGCTACTGAACGATGCATAGTTTATCAGATGTCCAATAAACGACTGAAACTGCTTGAAAAAGAAAATCCAAAATTCTCTGTCATGCTGCACCAGATGTTGGTATTTTTATTATCTGAACGAGTTACGCATCTCGCAAAAACGATACACGCACTGCAGCATAAAAAAACCATAACACGCTCTTAG
- a CDS encoding acyl--CoA ligase family protein, with the protein MSDKSVNYEILSPTNFLDRTVKVYPDKTAVIYGDEIFTWTGFQERIFRLANGLKALGVGRGDKVAFICPNTPPMLEAHYAVPLLGAALVSINIRLSANEMSYIVNHSDAKVVVADNEFGNVLSEVVPELTAVKTFINICDIDDSMPLDGPEYERFLADSPDDPVALAIDDEREILAINYTSGTTGRPKGVMYHHRGAYLNALGELLEFKIDVDSKYLWTLPMFHCNGWCFTWGITAMGATHVCLRKVDPVEIYRIIEQVGVTHLCAAPTILIGMSVFATENDVKLSKSLEIMTAGAPPAPMVIQNMEHIGANITQTYGLTEVFGPHSVCQWQDKWDDLAPMAKAGIKARQGVPYIVAEHMDVVDPETMEPVPRDGTTMGEIVMRGNNVMLGYYKDAAASTEAFRGGWFHSGDLAVMHPDNYAQIMDRKKDIIISGGENISTVEIENVLYSHPDVLEVAVISVPDEKWGEVPKAFIVPRAGTNPDPAQIIAYCKEKMARFKAPKSIEFGPLPKTATGKLQKFKLREKEWEGHDRMVN; encoded by the coding sequence ATGTCGGACAAAAGTGTGAATTACGAAATTTTAAGCCCCACCAATTTTCTTGATAGAACCGTAAAAGTCTATCCGGACAAAACTGCGGTCATCTATGGGGATGAAATCTTTACATGGACAGGGTTCCAGGAACGGATATTTCGTTTAGCCAATGGTCTGAAGGCCCTTGGCGTTGGCCGGGGTGACAAGGTCGCCTTTATTTGTCCCAATACACCACCCATGTTGGAAGCCCATTATGCGGTACCTTTGCTGGGCGCAGCCCTGGTTTCCATTAATATTCGGCTCTCTGCCAATGAAATGTCCTATATCGTTAATCACTCCGACGCCAAAGTCGTGGTGGCGGATAATGAATTCGGCAACGTACTGTCCGAGGTCGTGCCCGAACTCACCGCAGTGAAAACCTTTATCAATATTTGCGACATTGATGATTCCATGCCCCTGGACGGACCGGAATATGAACGTTTTCTGGCGGACAGTCCCGATGATCCGGTTGCCCTTGCCATTGACGATGAACGCGAAATACTTGCCATCAATTATACCTCCGGCACCACAGGACGGCCCAAGGGCGTGATGTATCACCACCGGGGCGCGTATCTTAACGCGTTGGGCGAGTTGCTGGAGTTTAAGATTGATGTGGACAGCAAATATCTATGGACCCTGCCCATGTTCCATTGCAACGGGTGGTGTTTTACTTGGGGCATCACCGCCATGGGTGCCACCCATGTCTGTCTGAGAAAGGTGGATCCTGTTGAAATTTATCGGATTATCGAACAGGTGGGTGTTACCCATCTGTGCGCTGCGCCTACCATCCTCATCGGGATGTCTGTTTTTGCCACGGAAAATGATGTCAAACTGTCCAAAAGCCTGGAGATCATGACCGCCGGTGCACCGCCTGCACCCATGGTGATCCAGAACATGGAACATATCGGGGCCAACATCACCCAGACATATGGTTTGACCGAAGTGTTTGGTCCTCACTCCGTATGCCAGTGGCAGGATAAATGGGATGACCTTGCACCCATGGCCAAGGCCGGCATCAAGGCCCGTCAGGGCGTACCATACATTGTGGCTGAGCACATGGACGTGGTCGACCCTGAAACCATGGAACCGGTGCCAAGGGACGGCACTACCATGGGTGAAATCGTCATGAGGGGCAATAACGTCATGCTGGGGTATTATAAGGATGCGGCGGCCAGTACCGAGGCCTTCAGGGGCGGATGGTTCCATTCCGGGGACTTGGCTGTTATGCACCCGGACAACTATGCGCAAATCATGGACCGTAAAAAAGACATCATTATTTCAGGCGGTGAAAATATATCCACTGTTGAAATCGAAAATGTATTGTACTCCCATCCGGATGTGCTGGAAGTGGCCGTAATCTCGGTGCCCGACGAGAAATGGGGTGAAGTGCCCAAGGCGTTTATTGTGCCCCGGGCCGGTACCAATCCGGATCCGGCTCAGATTATTGCGTACTGCAAGGAAAAGATGGCCCGGTTCAAGGCTCCCAAGTCTATTGAATTTGGTCCCTTACCCAAAACTGCCACAGGCAAACTACAAAAGTTCAAGCTGCGGGAGAAGGAGTGGGAAGGTCACGACCGTATGGTTAACTAA
- a CDS encoding response regulator transcription factor, with translation MIQTHQKSHIVIVDDHPIFCLGMSELINREPDLTVVACPNTAGKARQIIEQDMPDLMIVDVSLAESNGIDLVAELRGKCPDLPILVLSMYDDSMYAERALMAGARGYVMKQRAIAQVVEAVRQVLSGHIYASDKIKEKLLSRMISRKPSAVGFSLDTLTNRELEVFRLMGEGLDSKEIAERLKLSMKTVGTHRENIKEKLQLKHYTELVKAAVHWVYEMKK, from the coding sequence ATGATTCAGACCCATCAAAAATCCCACATTGTTATTGTGGATGACCACCCCATTTTCTGCCTGGGTATGAGTGAACTGATCAACCGAGAACCGGATCTGACGGTGGTGGCTTGTCCAAACACGGCGGGAAAAGCCCGGCAGATCATTGAACAGGACATGCCTGATCTTATGATTGTGGATGTTTCCCTGGCCGAAAGCAACGGTATTGACCTGGTGGCGGAACTGCGCGGCAAATGTCCTGATTTGCCGATCCTGGTTTTGTCCATGTATGATGATTCCATGTATGCAGAACGGGCGTTGATGGCTGGTGCCAGAGGCTATGTGATGAAACAGCGAGCCATCGCCCAGGTGGTGGAGGCGGTGCGTCAGGTCCTGTCCGGGCATATTTACGCCAGTGATAAGATCAAGGAAAAATTGCTCAGTCGAATGATCTCAAGAAAACCGTCTGCCGTGGGGTTCAGTCTGGACACCCTGACCAATCGGGAACTTGAGGTGTTTCGGCTTATGGGCGAAGGCCTGGACTCAAAGGAAATTGCGGAAAGACTGAAGTTAAGCATGAAAACCGTGGGCACCCACCGGGAAAATATTAAGGAAAAGCTTCAGCTCAAACACTACACGGAACTTGTCAAGGCTGCTGTGCACTGGGTCTATGAAATGAAAAAATAG
- a CDS encoding cache domain-containing protein — protein sequence MTEFETTHVTKETKQGKIFDIRLFLSSLQIRYKFLISFSLIFFLSMFLCNLFIYVYVRNNIEDRIESELTNTTAMIYNMVNTSVNVAIKNHLRAVAEKNLDILNDLYQKSLAGALSREDARKRATGVILSQTIGTSGYLYCLDSRGDVVVHPRAELIGSNLAEYAFVRQMMEKKQGYLEYEWKNPGEKNIRPKALYMARFEPWDWIIAASAYRSEFIRLVNVQDFRQSILSLKFGQSGYAFVFDRNGRAIIHPALQDVNIFQTPELPNQYLKDMMQRKKGRSVYYWKNPGETRARKKLVIFNYIPEYQWIVASSSYLDELYQPLKTIRNVFLGISLLFFSIMLAVTFGLSRTITTPLRQLMARFSTATAGDYSTRMECRAGDEVGQLARYFNLFMDQLESAHQELERDITRSKKLEKQVMQAGDRERMNIGQELHDDLCPHLIGISGLTAVIWKDLKSRNDPAAELARKMGVLMEDAVEKTRLLARGLCPVHLVSHGFQSALEEIADQFSYYPGIRFECRMDEGVDIMEDSCAIHLYHIAREAVNNAVKHSNCDRIKIALIRDGADGLIHLTVTDNGTGIVPEPSGRGIGLQIMAYRAKIIDAQFNIDTGPKGTQIHVSMVPIQK from the coding sequence GTGACTGAATTTGAAACAACACATGTAACAAAAGAGACCAAACAGGGGAAAATTTTCGATATTCGGCTTTTTTTAAGCTCGCTTCAGATCCGGTATAAGTTTCTCATCAGTTTTTCCCTGATTTTTTTTCTGTCCATGTTTTTGTGCAACCTGTTCATCTATGTTTATGTGCGCAACAATATTGAAGACCGCATTGAAAGCGAACTGACCAATACCACCGCCATGATTTATAATATGGTCAATACGTCTGTGAATGTCGCCATTAAAAATCATCTGCGGGCCGTGGCGGAAAAGAATCTGGACATACTGAACGATCTGTACCAAAAAAGCCTGGCCGGCGCCCTTTCCCGGGAGGATGCCCGCAAAAGAGCGACTGGCGTGATTTTAAGCCAGACCATCGGAACATCGGGCTATCTTTATTGTTTGGACAGTCGCGGGGATGTGGTTGTGCACCCAAGAGCCGAACTCATCGGCAGCAACTTGGCTGAATACGCCTTTGTCCGGCAGATGATGGAAAAAAAACAGGGATACCTGGAGTATGAGTGGAAAAATCCCGGAGAAAAAAATATTCGGCCTAAAGCCCTTTATATGGCGCGTTTTGAACCCTGGGACTGGATTATTGCCGCCTCGGCCTACCGGTCTGAATTCATCAGGCTTGTCAATGTCCAGGATTTCAGGCAGAGTATCCTCTCTTTAAAATTCGGGCAAAGCGGTTATGCCTTTGTTTTTGACAGGAACGGCCGGGCCATCATCCATCCGGCCCTGCAGGATGTTAATATTTTTCAAACCCCTGAATTGCCCAATCAATATCTCAAAGACATGATGCAACGCAAAAAGGGCCGGTCTGTTTATTACTGGAAAAATCCCGGGGAGACCCGGGCACGCAAAAAACTGGTGATTTTTAATTATATTCCCGAATACCAGTGGATTGTGGCGTCGTCATCCTACCTGGATGAGCTTTACCAGCCGTTGAAAACCATCCGCAATGTGTTTTTAGGCATCTCCCTGTTGTTTTTCAGTATCATGTTGGCCGTGACCTTTGGCCTCAGCCGAACCATTACCACACCGCTTCGCCAGCTCATGGCCCGGTTCAGCACGGCCACGGCAGGGGATTACTCCACCCGGATGGAGTGCCGCGCAGGCGACGAGGTGGGTCAGCTTGCCCGGTATTTTAACCTGTTCATGGACCAGCTTGAATCAGCCCATCAGGAGTTAGAGCGGGATATTACCCGGTCCAAAAAACTTGAAAAACAGGTAATGCAGGCCGGGGACCGGGAACGGATGAACATCGGCCAGGAGCTTCATGACGATCTTTGTCCTCATCTCATCGGCATTTCAGGTCTGACCGCCGTGATCTGGAAAGATCTTAAATCCCGGAACGACCCCGCCGCAGAACTTGCCCGGAAAATGGGCGTGCTCATGGAAGATGCTGTGGAAAAGACCAGGCTGCTTGCCAGGGGCCTTTGTCCGGTTCATCTGGTCAGCCATGGATTTCAGTCAGCCCTGGAGGAGATTGCCGATCAGTTTTCCTATTACCCCGGTATCCGATTCGAGTGCCGCATGGACGAGGGCGTGGATATCATGGAAGATTCCTGTGCCATTCATCTTTACCATATTGCAAGGGAAGCCGTGAACAACGCGGTTAAACATTCAAACTGCGATCGGATAAAGATTGCTTTGATCCGGGATGGGGCAGATGGTCTGATTCATTTGACGGTGACGGACAATGGTACCGGCATTGTCCCTGAGCCTTCGGGCCGGGGCATTGGCTTGCAGATCATGGCCTACCGGGCTAAAATCATTGATGCGCAGTTCAACATTGATACAGGACCAAAGGGAACACAGATTCATGTCAGTATGGTGCCTATCCAGAAATAG
- the prmA gene encoding 50S ribosomal protein L11 methyltransferase, whose product MKFKKVIARFDTDNIDLAEEMICYIFFSFNLKGVICEVPIPEPDEGFGTRTLKNPEHNSIIGYLPDTDDSDIIISKIKKRLAELSDMAVQVNVLSEIVDEKNWAHAWKEYFNVTRITDKIVVKPEWKDYTPAPGEIIIHIDPGMAFGTGTHPTTSMCLALLEEHVTPGKTLLDVGCGSGILMICAAKLGAKAMTGIDVDPMAVDITRQNLEKNGIAFDGVTLGVATLDKTPEIQYDIICANIIAQVIAPIMPDIAARLAPDGNAILSGIIQERLTDIYAALDTQDLECVKKSTQDEWVALVVCRKK is encoded by the coding sequence ATGAAATTCAAAAAAGTTATTGCTCGCTTCGATACAGATAATATTGACCTTGCCGAAGAAATGATCTGTTATATTTTCTTTTCATTCAACCTGAAAGGCGTCATCTGCGAGGTTCCCATTCCCGAACCGGATGAGGGTTTTGGCACCCGGACCCTGAAAAACCCTGAGCACAACAGCATTATCGGCTATCTGCCGGACACCGATGATTCCGATATCATAATTTCCAAAATCAAAAAACGTCTGGCAGAATTGTCGGATATGGCTGTCCAGGTGAATGTTTTATCGGAAATTGTGGATGAAAAAAACTGGGCCCATGCCTGGAAGGAGTATTTCAACGTTACCCGGATTACGGACAAAATTGTGGTGAAACCCGAATGGAAGGACTATACCCCAGCCCCCGGAGAGATTATCATCCACATTGACCCCGGTATGGCATTTGGTACGGGTACCCACCCCACCACATCCATGTGCCTGGCCCTTTTAGAAGAACATGTAACGCCGGGCAAAACCCTGTTGGATGTAGGATGCGGGTCGGGCATACTGATGATCTGTGCCGCAAAGCTTGGGGCAAAAGCCATGACCGGCATTGATGTGGACCCTATGGCCGTGGATATCACCCGACAGAATTTGGAAAAAAACGGGATTGCATTTGACGGCGTCACCCTTGGGGTCGCAACCTTGGATAAAACACCAGAAATCCAATATGATATTATCTGTGCCAATATTATTGCCCAGGTGATCGCACCCATCATGCCGGATATTGCGGCCCGCCTGGCCCCGGACGGAAACGCCATCCTTTCGGGCATCATTCAGGAGAGATTAACGGACATCTACGCAGCCCTGGATACGCAAGATCTTGAGTGTGTCAAAAAAAGCACCCAAGATGAGTGGGTGGCGCTGGTGGTTTGCCGTAAAAAATAA
- a CDS encoding ABC transporter permease — MMFQRDMEKNNLTNNLNGERDILPELNIETVSQTTVMLFSGRLDAPGVARLWDTAVKTVKKPNQGRIRIDLESVDYMDMAGATFISHLSRLAGSTPAEQSDFVTGVKKEFAPLLDLSQKSKNEALPPPPKVSYIEKTGKDLVTSLEDAKMFITMVGEITVALFSCLKNPGRVRWADTWMVAERSGVNALPIVALISFIVGLVMAFQAAIPMRMFGAEIYVANLIGIAMIRELGPLMTAIVLAGRSASAFAAEIGTMKINEEIDALTVMGMEPVRFLIVPRVIAATLITPLLTVFSNFVGILGGMVVVLSLGYPPIAYYNQVVGFVTWEDLAGGLAKCFVFGLLIAATGCIRGYQTLRGPSAVGDATTRAVVSSIILVAVFDGIFSIIFFYLGI, encoded by the coding sequence ATGATGTTCCAACGGGACATGGAAAAAAACAATTTAACGAACAATCTTAACGGGGAAAGGGATATTTTGCCTGAGCTGAACATTGAAACCGTAAGCCAGACAACGGTAATGCTTTTTTCAGGAAGGCTGGATGCCCCGGGCGTGGCCCGATTATGGGATACCGCAGTTAAAACGGTTAAAAAGCCAAACCAGGGGAGAATCCGGATAGACCTTGAATCCGTTGATTACATGGACATGGCCGGTGCCACCTTTATCTCTCATTTAAGCCGCCTTGCAGGCAGCACGCCGGCGGAACAATCCGACTTCGTGACCGGCGTGAAAAAAGAGTTTGCTCCCCTTCTGGATCTATCCCAAAAATCAAAAAACGAGGCATTACCCCCCCCGCCGAAGGTGTCCTATATTGAAAAAACCGGCAAAGATCTGGTTACGTCCCTTGAAGATGCCAAAATGTTTATCACCATGGTTGGAGAAATCACAGTCGCCCTGTTTTCGTGCTTAAAAAATCCGGGCCGTGTCCGGTGGGCCGACACCTGGATGGTGGCGGAACGCTCCGGGGTCAACGCACTGCCCATTGTGGCACTGATTTCATTTATCGTGGGCCTGGTCATGGCGTTCCAGGCCGCCATTCCCATGCGTATGTTCGGCGCGGAAATATATGTGGCCAACCTCATCGGCATTGCCATGATCAGGGAACTTGGGCCTCTGATGACCGCCATTGTGCTGGCCGGCCGTTCCGCATCGGCCTTTGCCGCAGAAATCGGCACCATGAAAATCAACGAAGAAATTGACGCGCTCACGGTCATGGGTATGGAGCCGGTCAGGTTTCTAATCGTACCGAGGGTCATTGCCGCCACTCTGATCACGCCGCTTTTAACGGTTTTCTCCAATTTTGTGGGCATCCTCGGCGGCATGGTTGTCGTTCTCTCCTTGGGCTACCCCCCCATTGCCTATTATAACCAGGTGGTAGGCTTTGTCACCTGGGAGGATCTTGCCGGGGGCCTTGCTAAATGTTTTGTATTCGGCCTTCTCATTGCCGCCACCGGTTGCATCCGGGGGTATCAAACATTGAGAGGGCCTTCTGCCGTGGGCGATGCCACCACAAGGGCCGTGGTATCCTCCATCATTTTAGTTGCCGTGTTTGACGGTATTTTTTCCATAATTTTCTTTTATCTGGGCATATGA
- a CDS encoding ABC transporter ATP-binding protein: protein MNETIINVRHLFAGYNNNAIMEDLNFDVQSGEVFVILGGSGCGKSTVLKHMIGLVPPVSGQVFIHGEDIITARGGERNRLLATIGVAFQNGALFGSMTVLENITLPLIEFTDLPREAIEAIARVKLDLVDMGHALYLLPDELSGGMKKRAAIARAMALDPAILFLDEPSAGLDPLTSAELDRLILELAKSLKITFVIVTHELESILSISDRVIMLGKEKKGIIAQGDPKKLKADPSNPYVYNFFNRNPS from the coding sequence ATGAACGAAACTATTATCAATGTCCGGCACCTTTTTGCCGGGTACAACAACAACGCCATTATGGAAGATCTCAACTTTGATGTCCAAAGTGGTGAGGTGTTTGTTATCCTCGGCGGTTCCGGCTGCGGCAAAAGCACGGTGCTCAAACACATGATCGGCCTGGTGCCGCCGGTGTCCGGCCAGGTCTTCATCCATGGCGAAGATATAATAACGGCCCGGGGAGGAGAACGCAACCGACTGCTTGCCACCATTGGTGTGGCGTTCCAGAACGGTGCGCTGTTCGGCTCCATGACCGTGCTGGAAAATATCACGCTGCCCCTGATCGAGTTCACGGATCTTCCCCGGGAAGCCATTGAAGCCATTGCCCGGGTCAAACTTGATCTGGTTGATATGGGGCATGCCCTCTATCTTCTGCCCGACGAGTTGAGCGGCGGCATGAAAAAAAGGGCCGCCATTGCCAGGGCCATGGCCCTTGATCCGGCCATCCTTTTTCTGGACGAGCCCTCTGCCGGGCTGGACCCCCTAACCTCCGCCGAACTGGACCGCCTTATTTTGGAACTGGCAAAATCCCTTAAAATCACATTTGTCATTGTCACCCATGAACTTGAAAGCATTCTGAGCATTTCCGACCGGGTAATCATGCTGGGCAAAGAAAAAAAAGGCATCATTGCCCAGGGCGATCCCAAAAAGCTCAAAGCGGATCCGTCAAACCCATATGTATATAATTTTTTTAACCGGAACCCATCATAA